The Miscanthus floridulus cultivar M001 chromosome 17, ASM1932011v1, whole genome shotgun sequence genome has a window encoding:
- the LOC136517308 gene encoding uncharacterized protein has protein sequence MARFILSLMELGVSATVHMLFGLYVFSTAVATDISQAATASGCLLLRRPPPPAGSAEGAALVDVAAAGESDERRCAAPVILDASPPPIVLVHGIFGFGKGRLGGLSYFAGAEKKDDRVLVPDLGSLTSIHDRARELFYYLKGGQVDYGEEHSKACGHSRFGRIYHTGHYPVWDEHNPVHFVGHSAGAQVVRVLHQMLADKAFPGHDTSEDWVLSLTSLSGALNGTTRTYYDGMLVEDGRSMKSICLLQLCRLGVIVYDWLDIPWLKNYYNFGFDHYEMSRRKVGFSGLINLLLGHKGPFASGDWILPDLTIQGSMKLNSTLRTFPNTFYFSYATKKTRKLFGITVPSSVLGVHPMLFLRVLQMCMWRHPQNAPLPYKGYRDEDWEDNDGALNTISMTHPRIPVEHPHRFVVDDSDCHALQPGIWYYKIIEADHILFIVNRERAGVQFDLLYDGIFQRCRKHAFRKSPPTVPNETSQ, from the exons ATGGCGCGGTTCATCCTGAGCCTGATGGAGCTCGGGGTCAGCGCCACCGTGCACATGCTCTTCGGCCTCTACGTCTTCAGCACGGCCGTCGCCACCGACATCTCGCAGGCCGCCACGGCGTCGGGGTGCCTCCTGCTGCGCCGCCCGCCGCCTCCCGCGGGCTCGGCCGAGGGCGCGGCGCTCGTCGACGTCGCCGCCGCGGGGGAGAGCGACGAGCGCAGGTGCGCGGCGCCCGTCATCCTCGACGCCTCGCCGCCGCCCATCGTCCTCGTCCACGGCATCTTCGGTTTCGGCAAAGGG AGGCTCGGTGGCCTTTCCTACTTCGCCGGCGCCGAGAAGAAGGACGACCGCGTGCTCGTCCCGGATTTGGGGTCGCTCACCAGCATCCATGACAG GGCGCGCGAGCTGTTCTACTACCTCAAGGGCGGGCAGGTGGACTACGGCGAGGAGCACAGCAAGGCTTGTGGCCACAGCAGGTTTGGGAGAATATATCACACAG GGCACTATcctgtgtgggatgagcacaaccCGGTGCATTTTGTCGGGCACTCTGCTGGCGCGCAGGTTGTGAGGGTGCTGCATCAGATGCTTGCCGACAAA GCTTTCCCTGGTCATGATACTTCTGAAGATTGGGTTCTAAGCCTGACTTCCTTGTCGGGTGCACTTAATGGAACAACAAGAACTTACTACGATGGCATGCT GGTTGAAGATGGTAGGTCCATGAAATCTATCTGTCTTCTTCAGCTCTGCCGGCTCGGAGTTATTGTCTACGATTGGCTAGACATTCCTTGGCTGAAGAATTACTACAATTTTGGTTTTGACCATTATGAGATGTCACGGAGGAAAGTAGGCTTTTCAGGACTAATTAATCTGCTGCTGGGGCACAAGGGCCCATTTGCCAGTGGAGATTGGATTCTACCTGACCTCACAATCCAAGGATCCATGAAACTAAACTCTACACTTAGGACCTTTCCCAATACATTCTACTTCAGTTATGCTACAAAGAAAACAAGAAAATTATTTGGAATTACAGTGCCTTCAAGTGTTCTTGGAGTGCACCCCATGCTCTTTCTGAGAGTCCTCCAGATGTGTATGTGGCGGCACCCTCAAAATGCACCTCTGCCTTACAAAGGGTACAG GGATGAAGATTGGGAAGACAATGATGGGGCTTTGAACACAATCTCTATGACACACCCCCGCATTCCAGTCGAGCATCCACACCGTTTTGTAGTGGACGATTCTGACTGCCATGCTCTGCAACCTGGGATATG GTATTACAAGATTATTGAAGCTGACCACATTCTATTCATTGTGAATCGGGAAAGAGCTGGAGTGCAATTTGATTTGCTGTACGATGGCATTTTCCAGCGCTGCAGAAAGCATGCCTTTAGGAAGAGCCCACCTACTGTACCAAACGAAACAAGTCAATAG